One stretch of Sinomonas terrae DNA includes these proteins:
- the nrdH gene encoding glutaredoxin-like protein NrdH, whose protein sequence is MNVTVYTKPACVQCNATYRALDKKGIAYQSVDVTQNPDALERLKAMGYMQAPVVVTDGGHWSGFRPDKIEELAQTADPSASVA, encoded by the coding sequence ATGAACGTCACGGTCTACACGAAGCCTGCGTGCGTGCAGTGCAATGCCACCTACCGTGCACTGGACAAGAAGGGCATTGCCTACCAGAGCGTTGACGTGACCCAGAACCCTGACGCGCTCGAGCGCCTCAAGGCCATGGGCTACATGCAGGCTCCCGTTGTCGTGACCGATGGTGGCCACTGGTCGGGCTTCCGTCCCGACAAGATCGAAGAGCTCGCCCAGACGGCGGACCCGTCCGCATCGGTGGCCTGA
- the nrdI gene encoding class Ib ribonucleoside-diphosphate reductase assembly flavoprotein NrdI translates to MYFSSVSGNTHRFVGKLGLEAERIPLHPTDQPLRATEPFVLVVPTYGGTGGAGSVPKQVIRFLNDPQNRSLIRGVIGAGNTNFGDNYCAAGDIVAVKCKVPHLYRFELMGTTDDVARVTEGLDAFWTRLSQNRR, encoded by the coding sequence ATCTACTTCTCCTCTGTCTCCGGCAACACCCATCGCTTTGTGGGCAAGCTCGGCCTCGAGGCCGAACGGATCCCGCTCCACCCGACCGACCAGCCGCTCCGCGCGACGGAGCCGTTTGTCCTGGTCGTCCCGACGTATGGCGGGACCGGGGGCGCGGGTTCGGTGCCGAAGCAGGTCATCAGGTTCCTCAACGATCCGCAGAATCGGTCCCTCATCCGGGGGGTCATCGGCGCGGGCAACACGAATTTCGGGGACAACTACTGCGCAGCCGGTGACATCGTCGCCGTGAAGTGCAAAGTGCCCCACCTCTACCGATTCGAACTCATGGGAACGACGGACGACGTCGCCCGGGTCACCGAAGGATTGGACGCATTTTGGACACGACTGTCGCAGAACCGGCGCTAG